AATGCGAATATCCTTTCTGATATCGGAGGCCCCATGCTTCGTTTCAGCATGTATAAGGCCACGGCCCTGATTTCCAAAAATATTCCCGGGATTGAAACGTTCGCCGGTGGGGGGATTACCAGTCCGGAACACGTCGCGGAAGCGATCATGCTGGGCGCGAATGCCTGTCAAACCCTGACCGGTATCGTTCTGAAAGGGATCGACTTTATCGAAAGAAGCAATAGCTGGTTGAAGAAGTACATGTCTCAATGCGGATATTCCTCCCTGAATGATTTCCGGGGATTGGGATTGAAGCATCTGAAGCCATCTTCTGAGGTCGAATTCTATTATTATATGGCCCTGATCAACGAGGAAAAGTGCACGCGTTGCGGGAAATGCGCCGCCTCCTATTGCCCGGCTATCTCTATGGTGGACGGGAAACCGGTTGTCGACGGGACGTATTGTTCCAGTTGCGCAATGTGTACGGTCATCTGTCCGTTTGACGCAATATCCATCGTTTCCCGGTAGCGGATAACCAAAGGAATTAACCAGTCGGGGCCTGACGACAGCGTACAACGTAAATGAAAGTTGAGGCACATCTGATCACCCTTCGCCGATCATTGTTTTATTTGCAGATAAGGAAAGGAGGTCGACAGGTTGATGAACACGATGAAAGCAGCTGTTGTGACCAAGCCGGGTGAGATCCGGATGCAGGAGATTCCCGTACCGGAGATAGCCAGCCATGAAGTTTTGATCAAAGTGAAAATCTGCGGAATCTGCGGGACCGATCACAGTATTTATTCTGGGAAATATTCGCGGGATCGCCTGCCCTTGGTAGCCGGCCATGAATTTTCCGGTATCGTAGCCCGGGCGGGAAAAGACGTGTCCGGATTTCAGGAAGGAGATCCGGTCACCGCCGATATCAATTTGGGATGCGAGGAATGTTTTTATTGTTTACGGGGCCAAAAACTGACCTGCCCTCAATTCCACCAATTGGGTATTCACACCAACGGTGCTTTCGCCGAATATGTCAAAGCACCGGCATCCCAGATACATCGACTCCCTGATGGACTGGATTTTACGGTCGGCGCCTTTATCGAGCCGGTATCCTGTACCATTCACGCCGCAAAGGCGATGGACGTCACTTTGGGGAGCAGTGTGGTTGTCCTGGGTGATGGAGCCCTGGGTATTTTACATACTCAACTTGCCAAACTCCGGGGAGCCGCCCCGGTCATTCTGGTGGGCATGATACCGGAACGCCTCAAGGCGGCGGAAAAAATGGGCGTGGATTACATCATTGACATCAAGCGGGAGAATACCGAACAACGGGTGAAAGAACTGACCGGCGGCCGGGGCGGCGATTTCGTGATCGAAGCCGTTGGTATGGCCAAGACTTATGAGCAAGCCTTTCGGTTGGTTCGGCCGGGCGGCCGGGTGGCTGCTTTCGGGATCACCGACGTCGACGACCTGATCCAGGTGAAACCCTTCGACTTCG
The sequence above is a segment of the Atribacteraceae bacterium genome. Coding sequences within it:
- a CDS encoding alcohol dehydrogenase catalytic domain-containing protein — protein: MNTMKAAVVTKPGEIRMQEIPVPEIASHEVLIKVKICGICGTDHSIYSGKYSRDRLPLVAGHEFSGIVARAGKDVSGFQEGDPVTADINLGCEECFYCLRGQKLTCPQFHQLGIHTNGAFAEYVKAPASQIHRLPDGLDFTVGAFIEPVSCTIHAAKAMDVTLGSSVVVLGDGALGILHTQLAKLRGAAPVILVGMIPERLKAAEKMGVDYIIDIKRENTEQRVKELTGGRGGDFVIEAVGMAKTYEQAFRLVRPGGRVAAFGITDVDDLIQVKPFDFVLGELSMVGSCAGVGNDWPDAIALLQYGRIDPRPLFSMKVPLEELEKALAESKNNPSLIKIFVSPEITAREIF